Proteins encoded within one genomic window of Pieris brassicae chromosome 12, ilPieBrab1.1, whole genome shotgun sequence:
- the LOC123717212 gene encoding uncharacterized protein LOC123717212 isoform X1 encodes MDNQESKKCFCARCFLPIDAEDKVDIEGQNFHRLCSMCCICRTVPQHLKMFYGHVFCNECFKNHVLTRFRGENPRIHSNSWWMQWAPGSKPQGNMETTGSKSFENPPEDMQKRCFCARCLQAIGDDKICIGDQCFHSHCARCYVCQNVPKSNVKIYYGQVFCEDCFHRHVLNKNTDNPSEFFKNCFEQWQSNPQFAENMRDFMTTSKDQAPFIFMMQGQQPPFCRCGTGPQEWFQPNEPKKSATPATKSIAEDSHIWDLSFENRTEISDILESTDESTIRDSNSLTAAEKIEKLTKYLHERFEYNHKNEKKWKNYEFDNVSMISRDSTSYWCDLQQPKMKRNALKCPKCLWQCGPIYVRAELLKKVCEVKFE; translated from the exons ATGGATAATCAAGAATCCAAGAAATGTTTCTGTGCGCGTTGCTTTTTACCCATTGATGCAGAGGATAAAGTTGACATTGAAGGCCAAAACTTCCACCGATTATGCAGCATGTGCT GTATATGCAGAACGGTACCTCAGCATCTGAAGATGTTTTATGGTCATGTATTTTGTAACGAATGCTTTAAAAACCACGTACTAACGAGATTTAGAGGAGAGAACCCCCGTATCCACTCAAATAGTTGGTGGATGCAGTGGGCTCCGGGTTCGAAACCACAGGGAAATATGGAAACTACTG GTTCCAAGAGTTTTGAAAATCCACCAGAAGATATGCAGAAGCGCTGTTTTTGTGCGAGATGTCTGCAAGCAATTGGTGACgacaaaatatgtattggtGATCAGTGTTTTCATTCACACTGTGCTCGATGCt ATGTCTGTCAGAACGTTCCTAAGTCAAATGTGAAGATTTACTATGGACAAGTATTCTGCGAAGATTGCTTTCATCGCcatgttttgaataaaaatacagaCAATCCTTCAGAATTCTTCAAAAACTGCTTTGAGCAATGGCAGAGTAATCCACAATTTGCGGAAAACATGCGAGATTTCATGACTACCAGTAAAGATCAAGCCCCATTCATTTTCATGATGCAAGGACAACAACCACCTTTCTGTAGATGTGGCACAGGACCTCAGGAATGGTTTCAACCGAATGAACCAAAAAAAT CTGCGACACCAGCGACCAAATCAATCGCGGAGGACAGTCATATTTGGGATTTATCTTTTGAAAATCGCACGGAAATATCTGATATTCTTGAATCTACTGACGAATCAACGATTCGAGATAGCAATTCTTTGACTGCAGCTGAAAAAATCGAAAAGCTAACTAAATACCTACATGAACGGTTTGAATACAACCACAAAAACGAGAAAAAATGGAAAAACTATGAATTTGACAATGTTTCAATGATTTCGAGAGATTCAACTAGTTATTGGTGTGATTTACAACAGCCTAAAATGAAACGTAATGCACTGAAGTGTCCTAAATGTTTGTGGCAGTGTGGTCCTATTTATGTTAGAGCggaacttttaaaaaaagtttgtgaagtaaaatttgaataa
- the LOC123717442 gene encoding uncharacterized protein LOC123717442, translated as MYGKKAPSTYRSTPSVYSHYTGKSSTNLRSSKSVKSLRVPWYQKPILHDAFVLDLQRGSLLTGSLAVFIALFTFAQSIFDLYCLGMATPGSVHYGYYVMSYQFVYVGSAPVRNVLIVFSLFSWIGSVAVLVTSIMLISALRKEHEKRIVPWLYAFGVFILFRAVAFIFASIVNDMIFAYNILMCLFWIVFTVSGIYGWLLVYSLYLELADLTKLEDLAHLRMGTMASLNASLAGSRPTTPHSTVSTMPASQI; from the exons ATGTACGGAAAAAAAGCTCCTTCGACTTATAGATCAACGCCTTCTGTATACTCACATTATACAGGAAa gtcATCTACAAATCTTCGCTCATCAAAATCCGTTAAATCTCTACGAGTACCATGGTACCAGAAGCCAATCCTTCATGATGCTTTTGTTTTGGACTTGCAAAGAGGTTCATTACTAACAGGATCTCTGGCTGTG TTTATAGCTTTATTTACATTTGCCCAGAGTATATTTGACTTGTATTGCCTTGGAATGGCAACACCTGGTTCAGTGCATTATGGATACTATGTGATGAGCTATCAATTTGTTTATGTAGGTAGTGCACCTG TTCGCAATGTTCTCATTgtgttttcattattttcctGGATTGGATCTGTTGCAGTATTAGTCACTAGTATTATGCTTATAAGTGCTTTGCGAAAA GAACATGAAAAGCGCATCGTCCCTTGGTTGTATGCTTTTggagtatttatattatttcgtgCAGTTGCATTTATATTTGCCTCCATAGTAAATGACATGATATTtgcatacaatatattaatgtgCCTTTTTTGGATTGTTTTTACTGTCAGTGGCATCTATGGATGGTTACtagtatatagtttatatttggaACTAGCTGACTTGACAAAGTTGGAAGATTTGGCACATTTACGA ATGGGTACCATGGCATCTCTTAATGCGTCTTTAGCTGGTTCAAGACCCACAACTCCACACTCAACAGTATCTACCATGCCGGCTTCACAAATTTGA
- the LOC123717212 gene encoding cysteine and glycine-rich protein 1-like isoform X2 yields the protein MDNQESKKCFCARCFLPIDAEDKVDIEGQNFHRLCSMCCICRTVPQHLKMFYGHVFCNECFKNHVLTRFRGENPRIHSNSWWMQWAPGSKPQGNMETTGSKSFENPPEDMQKRCFCARCLQAIGDDKICIGDQCFHSHCARCYVCQNVPKSNVKIYYGQVFCEDCFHRHVLNKNTDNPSEFFKNCFEQWQSNPQFAENMRDFMTTSKDQAPFIFMMQGQQPPFCRCGTGPQEWFQPNEPKKCA from the exons ATGGATAATCAAGAATCCAAGAAATGTTTCTGTGCGCGTTGCTTTTTACCCATTGATGCAGAGGATAAAGTTGACATTGAAGGCCAAAACTTCCACCGATTATGCAGCATGTGCT GTATATGCAGAACGGTACCTCAGCATCTGAAGATGTTTTATGGTCATGTATTTTGTAACGAATGCTTTAAAAACCACGTACTAACGAGATTTAGAGGAGAGAACCCCCGTATCCACTCAAATAGTTGGTGGATGCAGTGGGCTCCGGGTTCGAAACCACAGGGAAATATGGAAACTACTG GTTCCAAGAGTTTTGAAAATCCACCAGAAGATATGCAGAAGCGCTGTTTTTGTGCGAGATGTCTGCAAGCAATTGGTGACgacaaaatatgtattggtGATCAGTGTTTTCATTCACACTGTGCTCGATGCt ATGTCTGTCAGAACGTTCCTAAGTCAAATGTGAAGATTTACTATGGACAAGTATTCTGCGAAGATTGCTTTCATCGCcatgttttgaataaaaatacagaCAATCCTTCAGAATTCTTCAAAAACTGCTTTGAGCAATGGCAGAGTAATCCACAATTTGCGGAAAACATGCGAGATTTCATGACTACCAGTAAAGATCAAGCCCCATTCATTTTCATGATGCAAGGACAACAACCACCTTTCTGTAGATGTGGCACAGGACCTCAGGAATGGTTTCAACCGAATGAACCAAAAAAAT GTGCATAA